A genome region from Populus alba chromosome 3, ASM523922v2, whole genome shotgun sequence includes the following:
- the LOC118054296 gene encoding putative disease resistance RPP13-like protein 1 — protein sequence MHNGCGIEELGELQHMRGKLCVRNLQNVTDASDALEVVLKGNEHLKKLELSWNDSLQEQVLEKLQPRVNLKRLSVYGYREMRFPNWIGDSSFLQELCIRRCPSLTKALSTHLPSLTKLEIWECQRLEIECFPLELFPKLGFLSISKFPSLVSFNKEGSPKLTELHFSFYLNLKSLPERMHSLVNFKILGSCPEVESFPIEVFSSKLQTLYVIGCKKLIAGRMQWDLQNLPSLSYFTFGRYNDLESFPEETLLPSTLKSLTIRSLPKLKSLDFKVLRLLTSLRELTIYGCPQLQSMPEEGLPSSLSSLVIGRCPLLEKKVYKGYRGAKIGTRFLTFPK from the exons ATGCAT AATGGGTGTGGTATTGAAGAGTTAGGGGAGCTTCAGCATATGCGTGGAAAACTTTGTGTAAGGAATCTTCAAAATGTCACTGATGCTTCAGATGCTTTGGAAGTCGTTTTGAAGGGTAATGAGCATCTCAAGAAGTTGGAATTAAGCTGGAATGATTCTTTGCAAGAACAAGTACTTGAAAAACTACAGCCACGTGTAAATTTAAAAAGGCTCTCCGTTTATGGCTATCGGGAAATGAGATTTCCAAATTGGATAGGAGACTCTTCTTTCCTGCAAGAGCTCTGCATACGTAGATGCCCCAGCCTAACGAAGGCCCTGTCCACTCACCTTCCTTCTTTAACAAAACTTGAGATTTGGGAATGTCAGCGGCTTGAGATTGAGTGCTTCCCATTAGAGTTGTTCCCAAAGTTGGGATTTCTTAGTATCAGTAAGTTCCCTAGTTTAGTATCTTTTAACAAAGAAGGATCACCAAAATTGACAGAGCTTCATTTTAGTTTCTACTTGAATTTGAAGTCATTGCCTGAGAGGATGCATTCCCTTgtgaatttcaaaatattagggAGTTGTCCAGAAGTTGAGTCATTTCCAATTGAGGTTTTTTCCTCTAAATTACAAACACTTTATGTTATAGGTTGCAAGAAACTCATTGCTGGTCGCATGCAATGGGATTTGCAAAATCTCCCTTCTCTTTCATACTTCACTTTTGGTAGGTACAATGATCTGGAATCCTTCCCTGAGGAGACGCTGCTGCCCTCTACTCTGAAATCTCTTACAATACGCAGTCTCCCTAAACTAAAATCTCTGGACTTCAAGGTGCTTCGACTCCTCACCTCTCTTAGAGAATTGACAATCTATGGATGCCCTCAGCTCCAGTCCATGCCTGAAGAGGGGCTCCCATCCTCCCTTTCTTCTCTTGTGATCGGGAGATGTCCTTTACTGGAAAAAAAGGTGTACAAGGGATACAGGGGAGCGAAGATTGGCACAAGATTTCTCACTTTCCCGAAATGA